The Kiritimatiellales bacterium genomic interval AATCCGGCTCTCCGGGAATGCGGCATGGGATAACTGGGTTAACGGCGCCGGACCTGGCTGTGATACTGCCGGTACGCAGGTAACGATGACGTTGAGCGATATTCCTTATGCTCAATATTATGTTATTGCTTACTTGAGCGGCTGGAATGGTAGAAAAGGGTCTTCAAGCGACGGTTCGACAACATATTATTATACGATGCCGACGGTTGACGAAAGTAATCCGCCTTTTTTAAGTCAGATAACCAATACCGACAGTAATTCGATCGCATCGGCGATCGGTTCGTATGTGCTTTTCGGCACGGCTGAAAACCCGTTGACGGCGGATTCATTAACCCTGACGGTATCAGCCATACAAGCAAATATTGGTATCGGCGGATTCCAGATTGTAAAGGTGCCGGATTATCGGCGGATCGGATTATATATGATAACATCTCAGATGTGACGGAAGAGTTTGGCTGAAATGATAAAAAAATTTAAAACGCAGAGTTATATCTGGGCCGCCGCCGGCGTATTCATTCCGGTATTTTCCGCCGCCGCTTTGCCGGACCAGCCGAATTTTATCTGGATTATGGCTGAAGACATGAGCCTGGATCTGGAATGTTATGGGATGAAAGGTGTAAAAACGCCGCATCTGAACAGGCTGGCGGAAGAGGGCGCAAAATTCATGCGTGCATACTGCAGCAATCCTATTTGTTCTCCTAGCCGTTCGGCGATGATGACCGGCGCACATCAGACGGTTATTAATGCGCAGCATCATCGCAGCAATCGTGATGTTCCGCTGGAAGCACCGTACAAACCGTTTACGTATTGGCTCCGGCGCACCGGATACACCTGTATTCTTGGAAGTGACCTGGTGAAAGGAAATGGGCGGAAAACAGATTGCAATTTCAAGCATACTGCCGTTGGTCCGTATGACGGCATCGAACAGTTTGGGCTGTTCGATAAATTTGACCGGTTCAGCGCTGAGGATCAGCCGTTTTTTAATCAGATTCAATGTATTGTGACGCATCGCGGCGACTGGTGGAATGAAGTCAGAGAAAATTCAGCGCATCCGGTTTCGCTTGATGATATTAAACTGCCGACCTGGTTTGCTGATACACCGGAAATCCGCTACGACTGGGCGGCATACCTTGACACGGTTGAGTATATGGACAACGAGGTCGGGCAGATTCTGAAAAGGTTGGAAGATGAAGGTCTCGCAGAAAATACATATGTTATTTTCATCGCGGATAACGGCCGCTGCCATTTGCGCGGAAAAGGATATTTGCAGGATACCGGAATTCATGTGCCCATGATTGTTCGCGGCCCGGGGATTCCAAAGGGAACGGTGATAGATGAACTGGTTTGTATGACGGACATTACTGCCACGATTTTAAAACTTGCCCGCGCGGAA includes:
- a CDS encoding sulfatase, yielding MIKKFKTQSYIWAAAGVFIPVFSAAALPDQPNFIWIMAEDMSLDLECYGMKGVKTPHLNRLAEEGAKFMRAYCSNPICSPSRSAMMTGAHQTVINAQHHRSNRDVPLEAPYKPFTYWLRRTGYTCILGSDLVKGNGRKTDCNFKHTAVGPYDGIEQFGLFDKFDRFSAEDQPFFNQIQCIVTHRGDWWNEVRENSAHPVSLDDIKLPTWFADTPEIRYDWAAYLDTVEYMDNEVGQILKRLEDEGLAENTYVIFIADNGRCHLRGKGYLQDTGIHVPMIVRGPGIPKGTVIDELVCMTDITATILKLARAEMPDWLDGKPVFGVSNPQYREYIRSARDIWDEINDCSRSITTRKFTYIANRMPEVPWDAHQAYLDLNRPAIHVMRRLKNAGKLSPAELIFLAEQKPPEELYDLETDPDQMTNLACNPGYADVLRQMRQLEKDWQSKYSDRGLQDIDCRQPDQNLKANLARSVVKKLHPELWNRLESGELMETDSWKQFIPEN